The following coding sequences lie in one Yoonia sp. G8-12 genomic window:
- a CDS encoding flippase produces the protein MSLIPAFIRRRISHQPGLVKIVDNIGWLFFDKILRMSVGLFVGIWIARYLGPEQFGLLSFATAFAGLFGALASLGLNGVVVRDIVRDPSNANLTLGTAALLQLMGGLISFLMMLAVISFVRADDPLARGIVAILGAMMLLKASEVAAYWFESQVLSKYTVWVQSSAFLAFSLVKVYLILQQAPLLTFAWAMLVEAIVVAIVLLVVLSRTGPALSSLRASLERSRTLLADSWPLAISALAITVYMKIDQIMLGQMIGDDAVGIYSAAVQISVLWYFVPVAIANSVLPTVLESRRRDIKQYDARLKKLYELMVVLSLAVAIPFTFLASPVIILLFGGAYAGAGAVLAIHIWASVFVSLGVASNHWFLAENRPMLNLQRTVLGAAINIILNLWFIPLYGMVGAAIATVFSQATAAWLYDALQPATRAMFLMKMAAMNPFSMLKKQSQRGD, from the coding sequence GTGTCACTCATCCCCGCATTCATCCGCCGACGCATTAGCCACCAGCCAGGTCTTGTCAAAATTGTTGACAATATTGGCTGGTTGTTTTTCGACAAGATTTTACGCATGAGCGTGGGGCTTTTTGTGGGGATCTGGATCGCGCGTTACCTCGGACCTGAGCAATTTGGGCTTCTCAGTTTCGCGACAGCGTTTGCGGGTTTGTTTGGAGCACTTGCGTCGCTTGGCCTGAATGGGGTGGTCGTACGTGATATTGTTCGAGACCCCTCAAACGCCAACCTGACACTTGGTACAGCCGCTTTGCTTCAACTGATGGGAGGACTGATCTCCTTCCTCATGATGCTTGCTGTTATTTCCTTTGTAAGGGCAGATGACCCACTCGCACGCGGCATTGTAGCGATACTCGGGGCAATGATGCTGCTCAAGGCGAGCGAAGTCGCCGCTTACTGGTTCGAATCCCAAGTGTTGTCCAAGTATACCGTTTGGGTCCAAAGCAGCGCATTTCTCGCATTTTCTCTGGTCAAGGTGTATCTGATATTACAACAAGCGCCCCTTTTGACCTTTGCTTGGGCGATGCTGGTCGAAGCAATTGTGGTGGCCATTGTATTGTTGGTCGTTCTGAGCAGGACCGGACCCGCATTATCCAGTCTGCGCGCAAGCTTAGAACGCTCAAGAACCCTGCTTGCAGACAGTTGGCCTCTGGCAATTTCGGCACTTGCAATCACGGTCTACATGAAGATTGACCAGATCATGCTGGGTCAAATGATTGGGGATGATGCCGTGGGCATCTACAGCGCGGCTGTTCAGATCAGCGTGTTGTGGTATTTTGTCCCTGTTGCGATTGCGAACAGCGTTCTTCCAACTGTCCTTGAGTCCCGAAGGCGGGATATAAAGCAATACGACGCGAGGCTTAAGAAGCTCTACGAACTGATGGTCGTTCTGAGCTTGGCAGTGGCGATACCTTTCACATTTCTAGCCAGTCCCGTAATTATTCTGCTTTTCGGCGGGGCTTATGCAGGAGCAGGTGCGGTACTGGCCATCCATATCTGGGCTTCCGTCTTCGTGTCACTCGGGGTGGCAAGCAACCACTGGTTTCTTGCTGAAAACAGACCGATGCTCAACTTGCAGAGAACCGTACTTGGCGCCGCAATAAATATTATTTTGAATCTTTGGTTCATACCATTGTATGGGATGGTGGGCGCAGCAATCGCAACGGTCTTTTCGCAGGCAACGGCCGCTTGGTTGTATGACGCGCTTCAGCCTGCAACACGTGCGATGTTTCTAATGAAAATGGCGGCAATGAACCCGTTCAGCATGCTGAAAAAGCAGTCACAAAGAGGCGATTAA
- a CDS encoding glycosyltransferase yields MTSHPRNDVPWIKCVGELDFTDVMSYYEQSDALVFLSKAESYGLPLIEAIWLGKPIVCPDLPYAHTICGDGAIYFDPDSFASFARAIEVLDTTVPRGATQDWSEQRKKFPNTWREVAQRFVDISNLAMAEEEGRIF; encoded by the coding sequence ATCACATCTCACCCCCGCAATGATGTTCCTTGGATAAAGTGTGTCGGCGAATTGGATTTCACTGATGTTATGAGCTACTATGAGCAAAGCGATGCACTCGTCTTTTTATCCAAAGCTGAGAGTTATGGCCTACCTCTTATTGAGGCAATTTGGCTGGGAAAACCAATAGTCTGTCCAGACTTGCCTTATGCCCATACTATTTGTGGAGACGGCGCGATATATTTTGATCCTGATAGCTTTGCCTCCTTTGCCCGCGCAATAGAGGTTCTCGACACAACGGTTCCCAGAGGTGCAACTCAGGACTGGTCAGAGCAAAGAAAAAAGTTCCCCAATACTTGGCGTGAGGTCGCCCAACGTTTCGTTGATATCAGCAATTTAGCCATGGCAGAAGAAGAAGGTAGAATATTTTAG
- a CDS encoding IS3 family transposase (programmed frameshift) — translation MKKSRFSEEKIIGMIKEQEGGVPTAEVCRKQGISTASFYKYKSKFGGMDVSDARKLKALEHENAKFKTFLAEQMLDNAMLKDVNFKKMVTPAAKRKAVDHLCDQHGVSQRRACDVRQVDRSSVRYRSTRPDDAELRKAMKEAAAERRRFRYRRIHIMLELLGIYMNQKKLRRLYREERLQVRKRSGRKRALGTRPPMIVPETINARCSLDFVSDAFTEGRRFRVLAVVDDFSRECLALVPDTSLSGARLTSELDTIISVRGMPTTIVSDNGTEMTSSAVLEWCQKTKVDWHYIAAGKPTQNAFVESFNGSFRDDCLNETLCSSLDDARSEITKWKEDHNQNRPHSSLGNLTPKKFVAKITLQKRAA, via the exons TTGAAGAAGTCACGGTTCAGCGAAGAAAAGATCATCGGCATGATCAAGGAGCAGGAAGGTGGCGTCCCTACCGCTGAGGTTTGCCGCAAGCAAGGCATCAGCACGGCGTCGTTCTACAAATACAAATCGAAGTTTGGCGGGATGGACGTGTCAGATGCGCGCAAGCTGAAAGCGCTCGAACACGAGAACGCCAAGTTTAAGACGTTTCTAGCGGAACAGATGCTGGACAATGCGATGCTGAAGGATGTGAACT TCAAAAAAATGGTAACGCCCGCTGCAAAGCGGAAAGCAGTGGATCATCTGTGTGATCAGCATGGGGTGAGCCAGCGGCGGGCGTGCGATGTTCGGCAGGTTGACCGGTCGAGTGTGCGGTATCGCAGCACCCGGCCAGATGATGCTGAACTGCGCAAAGCCATGAAAGAGGCCGCTGCCGAGCGTCGACGTTTCAGATACCGGCGCATTCATATCATGCTAGAGCTCCTGGGCATCTACATGAACCAGAAGAAGCTACGTCGTTTGTATCGCGAAGAAAGGCTCCAAGTGCGCAAACGGAGCGGCAGGAAGCGCGCCTTGGGCACACGCCCTCCGATGATCGTGCCTGAGACCATCAACGCGCGTTGCAGCCTGGACTTCGTTTCGGATGCATTCACCGAAGGGCGCAGGTTTCGTGTGCTGGCTGTCGTCGATGATTTCAGCCGGGAATGCCTGGCACTTGTTCCGGACACATCGCTGTCGGGCGCGCGGCTGACAAGCGAGTTGGATACGATCATTTCAGTGCGCGGCATGCCGACAACCATTGTCAGCGATAATGGCACCGAAATGACCAGTTCGGCGGTGCTCGAATGGTGTCAGAAAACGAAGGTCGACTGGCACTACATCGCCGCGGGGAAGCCGACACAGAACGCCTTCGTTGAGAGTTTCAACGGCAGTTTCCGCGATGATTGCCTAAACGAAACCCTTTGTTCGTCGCTTGACGACGCGAGATCAGAGATCACCAAGTGGAAGGAGGATCACAACCAAAACCGACCGCATTCATCACTGGGCAATCTCACGCCCAAAAAGTTTGTGGCCAAAATAACGCTGCAAAAGCGGGCCGCATGA
- a CDS encoding O-antigen ligase family protein, which produces MQVPTTLAQIAFIFVVALQVGIKNLFAPMSPIQRGLIGVLVVYVLFVSFTSPVPSSALLAPSWVVHIFFFVALISFFSRADPDRIEIIWTIVGLTALLHVCAFLIAWAVWPEEIRQFRLPAFDNIRHLGYFLAPAAAMAAVQFVVRRDKALCPLLCFAAAVFYILYTGSRGGTVAVAAGLTVAGVFMVWYRQQVQPSRVVALLVITCIAIVISELLPSLPWKPVFGRGVDAISQTGTQMLSGRREVWTFAAIAIQQNWLWGYGPAIMGQIPEYQGLPYRHPHNIVLQVLLHWGLIGTMLILGAFMSFIPNVMSALRRQPALALVPLSLIATMCIHAIVDGGLFYPFSTAIAIIAFARLEVIGRRHGRNDIDQPETGLDQIERMPRDQTGNNTASKDVASACISALRHKTQPSSEITSQSVNNQDPIWRNARRYIAPITPPNMARLYNDRPLRWQTFSFQAPDMLAPVSPQPAYQK; this is translated from the coding sequence ATGCAGGTACCAACAACGCTCGCGCAGATCGCCTTTATTTTTGTTGTGGCGCTGCAGGTCGGAATTAAAAATCTCTTCGCCCCGATGTCTCCGATCCAACGTGGTCTCATCGGAGTTTTGGTGGTCTACGTGCTTTTCGTTTCGTTCACGTCACCAGTGCCTTCGTCAGCGCTTTTGGCCCCCTCCTGGGTCGTCCACATCTTCTTTTTTGTAGCACTGATCTCTTTCTTCAGTCGTGCAGACCCGGATCGTATCGAAATTATCTGGACAATTGTGGGCCTAACTGCACTTCTCCATGTCTGCGCATTTCTAATAGCGTGGGCTGTTTGGCCGGAAGAAATCCGTCAATTCAGATTGCCTGCCTTCGACAATATCCGCCACTTGGGCTATTTTCTGGCACCAGCAGCCGCCATGGCAGCCGTGCAATTTGTTGTGCGTCGAGATAAAGCGCTTTGCCCGCTGCTTTGCTTTGCCGCTGCCGTTTTTTATATTCTGTACACCGGTTCACGCGGAGGAACCGTCGCTGTTGCTGCGGGTTTGACGGTCGCCGGGGTATTCATGGTTTGGTACCGTCAGCAGGTTCAGCCCTCTAGAGTTGTCGCACTATTGGTCATAACCTGCATTGCGATAGTCATCTCTGAACTGCTCCCTTCTCTACCTTGGAAGCCGGTCTTTGGGAGGGGCGTCGACGCTATCAGCCAAACCGGGACTCAGATGCTATCTGGTCGCCGCGAGGTTTGGACCTTCGCTGCAATTGCAATTCAGCAGAACTGGCTTTGGGGATACGGCCCCGCAATTATGGGTCAAATTCCAGAGTATCAAGGTCTGCCGTACCGGCACCCTCACAATATCGTTCTCCAGGTTCTCCTGCATTGGGGTTTAATTGGGACAATGCTTATACTGGGTGCCTTCATGTCGTTCATCCCCAATGTGATGTCGGCGCTACGCAGACAACCAGCTTTAGCGCTTGTTCCACTCTCATTAATAGCGACGATGTGTATTCATGCCATCGTGGACGGCGGCCTCTTTTATCCGTTTTCAACTGCGATTGCGATTATCGCTTTCGCACGGCTAGAGGTCATTGGACGGCGCCACGGTCGAAACGACATCGATCAGCCAGAGACAGGGCTGGATCAGATAGAACGGATGCCCCGAGATCAAACCGGCAATAACACAGCATCAAAGGATGTAGCTAGCGCCTGTATCTCTGCGCTCAGACACAAGACACAGCCCAGCTCCGAAATCACTTCTCAGAGTGTGAACAATCAAGATCCGATTTGGAGAAACGCCAGAAGATATATCGCTCCTATAACCCCTCCAAATATGGCTCGCCTTTACAACGACCGTCCCCTTCGATGGCAAACTTTCTCGTTTCAAGCACCCGACATGCTAGCCCCAGTTTCACCGCAACCAGCCTATCAAAAATAG
- a CDS encoding glycosyltransferase family 2 protein, with protein sequence MNTTKLSIIIATYNCSTTLEKCLDSIFMQTYPHIEVVIADGASTDGTLEILKRYADKLSGWISEPDSGLYDALNKALERTTGEWIYVMGADDTFYGPGSVDQAMQKLASVPQNAMIAYGAINYIRTNGRRHLWGPNWDIAKKHIRSKMAIPHQGVFHARSLFEHFGGFDTKLQIAGDYKIIIQSLSIAEPVFLENLCVANHHEGGKSTLRENRIKSLLEVRQIQQEHGYPITLAWLYAYFKGLVWMVVIGIRNFFSFPSKIHSSSGIR encoded by the coding sequence ATGAACACAACGAAACTATCGATCATCATTGCGACTTACAATTGTTCCACTACTTTAGAGAAATGCTTAGATAGTATCTTCATGCAGACCTATCCGCACATTGAGGTCGTGATAGCCGACGGAGCGTCGACTGATGGGACATTGGAAATACTCAAAAGATATGCTGATAAACTAAGCGGGTGGATTAGTGAACCTGATAGCGGGCTCTACGATGCATTGAACAAAGCACTAGAGAGGACGACAGGCGAATGGATTTATGTTATGGGCGCAGATGACACATTCTATGGCCCCGGCTCTGTTGATCAAGCAATGCAAAAATTAGCTAGCGTACCTCAAAATGCAATGATTGCGTACGGTGCCATTAATTATATCCGTACCAATGGCCGAAGGCATCTTTGGGGCCCCAATTGGGACATCGCCAAGAAGCACATCCGATCAAAGATGGCCATCCCGCATCAAGGCGTTTTTCATGCGCGAAGCCTGTTTGAGCATTTTGGAGGCTTTGACACAAAATTGCAGATTGCAGGCGACTACAAGATCATTATTCAGTCATTAAGCATAGCTGAGCCCGTTTTTCTGGAAAACCTATGCGTCGCCAATCATCATGAAGGCGGTAAGTCCACCTTACGTGAGAACAGGATCAAGTCGTTGTTGGAAGTCAGACAGATCCAGCAGGAACACGGATATCCCATCACACTAGCTTGGCTATATGCCTACTTCAAAGGTCTGGTTTGGATGGTTGTGATCGGCATTCGCAATTTCTTCAGTTTTCCATCTAAAATCCATAGTAGCAGCGGCATTAGATGA
- a CDS encoding phenylacetate--CoA ligase family protein, translating into MNMDTLETRTQDAREAAQLKAAQEIFPDAGLTSLADLSRLPVMRKDALCRGQAENPPFGAVPARNVSHIFQSPGPIYEPGGTRPDFWRMGRFLTAMGFDASDVAQNTFAYHFTPAGMMFESAARAIGMVVFPAGPGQTMQQAEVAAAIGTTAYIGTPDYLATILAKGAEMGLDLSRITKAAVSAGPLFPQMRAAYEARGILCRQCYGTADAGLIAYETAESTDGMIVDEDVIVEIVTPGTGDPVAVGEIGEVLVTVLNPDYPLLRFSTGDLSAILPGQSPCGRTNTRIVGWRGRADQATKVKGMFIRPEQVATLVARHADVAKARVEVHRSDAGDEITVQLETETTDPAAFQGSVSEILKLRAKIELVAIGALPRDGVVVSDQRPALEQAVAGG; encoded by the coding sequence ATGAACATGGACACGTTGGAAACCCGCACGCAGGACGCAAGAGAGGCCGCGCAACTCAAAGCCGCGCAAGAGATTTTTCCCGATGCGGGCCTCACCTCTTTAGCCGATCTGTCGCGCCTGCCGGTGATGCGCAAAGACGCGCTCTGCCGTGGGCAAGCAGAAAACCCGCCGTTTGGCGCGGTTCCTGCGCGCAATGTCAGCCACATCTTCCAGTCCCCCGGACCAATCTATGAACCCGGCGGCACACGACCCGATTTCTGGCGGATGGGGCGGTTTTTGACCGCAATGGGCTTTGACGCGTCCGACGTGGCCCAGAACACCTTCGCCTATCATTTCACCCCCGCAGGCATGATGTTTGAAAGTGCTGCGCGCGCCATCGGTATGGTGGTCTTCCCCGCAGGACCCGGCCAGACCATGCAGCAGGCCGAAGTCGCCGCAGCGATCGGGACGACCGCCTATATCGGCACTCCTGATTACCTTGCCACGATCCTGGCCAAAGGCGCCGAAATGGGGCTCGATCTAAGCCGGATCACAAAGGCGGCTGTTTCTGCCGGCCCACTTTTTCCGCAAATGCGTGCCGCCTATGAAGCGCGGGGTATTCTGTGTCGTCAATGCTATGGCACCGCCGATGCAGGGCTGATCGCCTATGAGACGGCTGAAAGCACTGATGGCATGATCGTGGATGAGGACGTGATCGTCGAGATCGTCACCCCCGGCACCGGTGATCCGGTCGCCGTGGGCGAGATTGGGGAGGTTCTGGTCACGGTCCTGAACCCCGACTACCCGCTCTTGCGGTTCTCAACCGGCGATCTAAGCGCCATTCTGCCCGGTCAAAGCCCCTGCGGGCGGACCAATACACGCATCGTTGGCTGGCGCGGGCGTGCGGATCAAGCGACCAAAGTAAAGGGCATGTTCATCCGTCCCGAACAAGTGGCGACCTTGGTTGCCCGCCACGCGGATGTGGCAAAGGCGCGCGTAGAGGTGCACCGCAGTGATGCAGGTGACGAAATCACTGTGCAGCTTGAAACCGAGACAACCGATCCGGCGGCGTTTCAGGGGTCAGTCTCGGAGATCCTGAAACTGCGGGCCAAGATTGAACTAGTGGCCATCGGCGCCCTGCCCCGCGACGGCGTGGTCGTCTCGGACCAGCGGCCGGCACTTGAGCAAGCCGTCGCAGGTGGATAG
- a CDS encoding ABC transporter substrate-binding protein, whose protein sequence is MKMKQLAAMALTATLAAGVASAELVIPDLSYRTGPYAAGGTPFSDGYQDYFNMLNARDGGIGGESVRILECETGYNTEKGVECYEATKGEGALIYQPLSTGITYQLIPKATADGIPLHTMGYGRTSAANGEVFNWVFNYPANYWNAASVMVNYLLEENGGDLSGKKIALIYHNSAYGKEPIRTLEELSAMHGFEFTQLAVDHPGQEQKSQWLQIRRERPDYVLMWGWGVMNQVAVQEAANIGFPMENFIGNWWAGAEHDVTPAGDAANGYKSLNMNRIDASLPVFDDIRTLVHEAGNAAGDGSNVGSVLYTRGMYAAMLAAEAIAKAQEIHGVSNVTAAMVRDGMEALEITDARMEELGMPQVGPAFSVTCQNHGGSGLGIVQQWDASAGTWVALTDYIESDMSVIQPLIEEDSAAFAAEAGIEPGCM, encoded by the coding sequence ATGAAGATGAAACAACTGGCCGCAATGGCCCTTACCGCAACACTGGCCGCAGGGGTCGCAAGCGCGGAACTTGTCATTCCTGATCTCAGCTATCGCACAGGCCCTTATGCGGCAGGTGGTACGCCGTTCTCTGATGGCTATCAGGATTATTTCAACATGCTGAACGCCCGTGACGGCGGCATCGGTGGTGAAAGCGTCCGCATTCTGGAATGCGAAACCGGCTATAACACCGAAAAAGGTGTGGAATGCTATGAGGCCACCAAAGGCGAAGGCGCGTTGATCTATCAACCGCTGTCCACCGGTATCACCTACCAGCTGATCCCCAAAGCGACCGCTGACGGTATCCCGCTTCACACCATGGGCTATGGCCGCACGTCTGCTGCCAATGGCGAGGTGTTCAACTGGGTGTTCAACTACCCTGCGAACTACTGGAACGCCGCGTCGGTGATGGTGAACTACCTTCTGGAGGAGAATGGTGGTGATCTGTCAGGCAAAAAGATCGCGCTGATCTATCACAACTCGGCCTATGGCAAGGAACCGATCCGCACGCTGGAAGAACTCTCAGCGATGCACGGTTTTGAGTTCACGCAACTGGCCGTGGACCACCCCGGACAAGAGCAGAAATCACAGTGGCTCCAAATCCGCCGTGAACGCCCTGACTATGTCCTGATGTGGGGCTGGGGTGTGATGAACCAAGTTGCGGTGCAGGAAGCGGCCAACATTGGTTTCCCGATGGAAAACTTCATCGGTAACTGGTGGGCCGGTGCCGAACATGACGTGACCCCTGCGGGTGATGCGGCGAACGGTTACAAATCGCTGAACATGAACCGGATCGACGCCAGCCTGCCCGTCTTTGATGACATCCGCACATTGGTCCACGAAGCGGGCAACGCGGCGGGAGACGGCTCAAACGTGGGTTCGGTGCTGTACACGCGGGGCATGTATGCCGCGATGCTGGCCGCCGAAGCGATTGCCAAGGCGCAGGAAATCCATGGTGTGTCCAATGTGACCGCCGCCATGGTGCGTGACGGCATGGAGGCGCTGGAAATCACAGACGCACGGATGGAAGAACTGGGCATGCCCCAGGTCGGTCCGGCGTTCAGCGTGACATGTCAGAACCACGGCGGGTCCGGTCTGGGTATCGTGCAGCAGTGGGATGCGTCCGCTGGCACTTGGGTTGCTCTGACTGACTACATCGAGTCCGACATGAGCGTGATCCAGCCTTTGATCGAAGAAGATTCAGCTGCATTCGCGGCTGAGGCCGGTATCGAGCCAGGCTGCATGTAA
- a CDS encoding ABC transporter ATP-binding protein: MLDDEQVETLLEVNNIEVIYNHVILVLKGVSLTVPKGGITALLGGNGAGKTTTLKAISNLLHSERGEVTKGAITYRGEPVQDLSPEALVKRGVVQVMEGRHCFEHLTVEENLLTGAYTRSDGSGAVQADLEMVYNYFPRLRERRKSQAGYTSGGEQQMCAIGRALMSRPETILLDEPSMGLAPQLVEEIFGIVKSLNENEGVSFLLAEQNTNVALRFAHRGYILESGRVVMEGPAAELRENPDVKEFYLGLSDEGRKSFRDVRSYRRRKRWLA, translated from the coding sequence ATGTTGGATGACGAACAGGTCGAGACCCTTCTTGAGGTCAACAACATCGAAGTGATCTACAATCACGTGATCCTTGTGCTCAAGGGCGTGTCCCTGACCGTACCGAAGGGCGGGATCACCGCCCTGCTGGGTGGCAACGGCGCGGGCAAGACCACGACGCTGAAGGCGATTTCCAACCTGCTGCATTCCGAACGCGGTGAAGTGACCAAAGGGGCCATCACCTATCGCGGTGAACCTGTGCAGGATCTGTCACCCGAGGCGCTGGTCAAGCGCGGCGTTGTGCAGGTGATGGAAGGCCGCCATTGTTTTGAACACCTGACCGTTGAGGAAAACCTGCTGACGGGTGCGTATACGCGCAGCGATGGCAGCGGGGCCGTGCAGGCCGACCTTGAGATGGTCTATAATTATTTCCCCCGCTTGCGCGAACGGCGCAAATCACAGGCGGGCTATACCTCGGGCGGTGAACAGCAGATGTGCGCAATTGGCCGCGCCCTTATGTCGCGCCCCGAGACGATCCTGCTGGATGAACCCTCAATGGGTCTTGCGCCGCAACTGGTGGAAGAGATTTTCGGCATCGTCAAATCCCTGAATGAAAATGAGGGTGTGTCGTTCTTGCTGGCCGAGCAGAACACAAACGTGGCCCTGCGGTTTGCGCATCGCGGCTATATTCTGGAATCCGGGCGCGTCGTCATGGAAGGCCCCGCCGCTGAACTGCGCGAAAACCCCGACGTGAAAGAATTTTATCTGGGCCTGTCGGATGAAGGGCGCAAATCATTCCGTGATGTGCGCAGCTACCGGCGGCGCAAAAGGTGGTTGGCATGA
- a CDS encoding FkbM family methyltransferase gives MLKTIRAVYVFIFARKRFARLNRFLFSLSLGGLGVMNYGSSAITGERAFLRKYLPNKTGVLIDVGANKGEYSTDALALNKSLRIFAFEPHPKTFKELAEVVEGYPTMTAINKGVSCTTGKLELFDYSDKDGSQHASLFKEVITDIHGAEGFVSHQVDLVTLDQFVSENSITEISLLKIDTEGNELEVLKGAKDTLAKGMIKAIHFEFNEMNVISRTFFKDFEKILNGYKFFRLLPNEMLEIRDYHALYCEIFAYQNIVAVLEQD, from the coding sequence ATGCTAAAGACCATCAGGGCAGTTTATGTATTCATCTTTGCGCGTAAGAGGTTTGCTAGGCTCAATAGGTTTCTCTTCTCCCTATCTCTCGGCGGACTCGGCGTGATGAACTACGGATCATCAGCTATTACAGGAGAACGTGCCTTTCTTAGGAAATATTTGCCCAACAAGACTGGAGTTCTAATTGATGTGGGCGCAAACAAGGGCGAGTATAGCACCGACGCGCTCGCCTTAAACAAATCTCTGCGGATTTTCGCATTTGAACCTCATCCGAAGACGTTCAAGGAATTAGCGGAGGTCGTTGAGGGCTATCCGACAATGACGGCGATTAACAAAGGAGTTTCCTGCACTACAGGCAAGCTTGAACTCTTTGATTATTCCGACAAAGACGGATCGCAGCATGCTTCACTGTTCAAAGAGGTTATTACAGATATTCATGGAGCGGAGGGCTTTGTTTCACATCAAGTAGATCTGGTGACTCTAGATCAATTTGTGTCAGAGAACTCAATCACCGAAATAAGCCTCCTCAAGATCGATACTGAAGGCAATGAACTTGAAGTGTTGAAGGGGGCCAAAGACACTTTGGCAAAAGGCATGATCAAGGCCATTCATTTTGAATTCAACGAGATGAATGTAATTTCCAGAACCTTCTTCAAGGACTTCGAGAAAATTCTAAACGGGTATAAGTTCTTCCGCTTGCTACCAAACGAAATGCTTGAGATTAGGGACTATCATGCTCTTTACTGCGAGATCTTCGCTTACCAGAATATCGTTGCAGTTCTTGAGCAAGACTGA
- a CDS encoding UDP-glucuronic acid decarboxylase family protein — MTRLYDSRKRILVTGGAGFVGSHLIDRLLEQGHDVLCVDNLFTGSKRNIEHLHNHSRFELMRHDVTFPLYVEVDEIYNLACPASPVHYQHDPVATTKTSVHGAINMLGLAKRLKCKILQASTSEVYGDPSVHPQPEEYWGNVNPIGPRSCYDEGKRCAETLFFDYHRQHGLEIKVARIFNTFGPRMHHADGRVVSNFIVQALEGDPITIYGDGSQTRAFCYVDDLVEGLVRLMETDSGVTGPINLGNPGEFTMLQLAQEVISLTGSKSELIYTALPEDDPRQRQPDIAKARSLLAWEPTVSLRDGLRRTIEHFQSRLSELQF; from the coding sequence TTGACTAGATTATATGACAGCCGCAAACGGATACTTGTGACCGGAGGGGCGGGTTTTGTTGGCTCACATTTGATAGATCGTTTGCTGGAGCAAGGACACGACGTCCTTTGCGTGGATAATCTGTTTACTGGCAGCAAACGCAACATAGAACATCTCCACAATCACAGCCGCTTTGAGTTGATGCGGCATGATGTGACGTTTCCGTTGTACGTCGAGGTAGATGAAATCTATAACTTGGCTTGCCCTGCGTCACCGGTTCATTACCAGCACGATCCGGTCGCCACCACAAAGACCTCGGTCCACGGTGCAATCAACATGCTTGGACTCGCTAAGAGGCTCAAATGCAAAATCCTGCAAGCGTCAACAAGCGAAGTTTACGGCGATCCAAGCGTTCATCCGCAGCCAGAGGAATACTGGGGTAATGTGAACCCTATCGGACCGCGTTCCTGCTATGATGAAGGCAAGCGCTGCGCAGAGACCCTATTTTTTGACTACCACCGCCAGCACGGTCTTGAAATCAAGGTCGCCCGAATTTTCAATACGTTTGGACCGCGGATGCACCATGCGGACGGCAGAGTAGTTTCAAACTTCATTGTCCAAGCACTAGAGGGAGATCCTATCACAATCTATGGTGACGGGAGCCAGACTCGCGCGTTCTGCTATGTAGACGATCTTGTCGAAGGGTTAGTTCGATTGATGGAAACAGATTCTGGTGTCACTGGCCCGATCAATCTTGGCAACCCCGGTGAGTTTACCATGCTGCAATTGGCTCAAGAAGTCATCTCACTGACCGGGTCAAAGTCCGAACTAATATATACGGCCCTTCCTGAAGATGACCCGAGACAACGCCAGCCCGACATAGCAAAAGCAAGGTCGCTATTGGCATGGGAGCCGACTGTTTCATTAAGGGATGGCCTTCGCCGAACCATCGAACACTTTCAATCTCGCCTGTCCGAGTTGCAGTTTTAG